In Microbacterium sp. 1.5R, the following are encoded in one genomic region:
- a CDS encoding LysR substrate-binding domain-containing protein produces the protein MLDVNRLRMLVELSRRGTLSAVADALSYSKASVSQQLSALERDVGVPLLRRVGRGVQFTPQGTVLVAEAIGILDQLEHAEVAVAESLTEVTGTVHIAVFQSTAHSLLPGALNALREQHPALRVEVTESDPETGLVGVSSRDFDLILAEQYPGRTRPIHADLDRVVLVHDSITLARKPGTRDAEDAVAALWSTRDAPWVLEPAGTASRAWAEQLCRTAGFEPDVRFEVADLTAHVRLIRAGLAVGLLPELVWAGEAPTVALTPLPDEPRREIFSSARRVSAAAPSIRAVRRALASAASRNLLD, from the coding sequence ATGCTCGACGTCAACCGACTGCGGATGCTGGTCGAACTGTCTCGTCGCGGCACGCTCTCGGCCGTCGCCGATGCGCTCTCGTACAGCAAGGCTTCGGTGTCGCAGCAGCTCAGCGCCCTCGAACGAGACGTCGGCGTCCCGCTGCTCCGCCGGGTGGGGCGCGGCGTGCAGTTCACCCCGCAGGGCACCGTGCTCGTGGCCGAGGCGATCGGCATCCTCGATCAGCTCGAACACGCCGAGGTGGCGGTCGCCGAGTCGCTCACCGAGGTGACCGGCACCGTGCACATCGCGGTCTTCCAATCGACGGCGCACTCCCTGCTCCCCGGGGCGCTCAACGCGCTGCGCGAGCAGCATCCGGCCCTGCGCGTCGAGGTCACCGAGAGCGATCCCGAGACCGGGCTCGTCGGCGTCTCGAGCCGCGACTTCGACCTGATCCTCGCCGAGCAGTACCCCGGTCGCACCCGCCCGATCCACGCCGATCTCGATCGGGTGGTGCTCGTGCACGACTCCATCACGCTGGCCAGGAAGCCGGGGACCCGGGATGCCGAGGACGCCGTCGCCGCGCTCTGGTCGACCAGGGATGCGCCGTGGGTGCTCGAACCCGCAGGCACGGCGTCGCGAGCCTGGGCCGAGCAGCTGTGCCGCACCGCCGGCTTCGAGCCCGACGTGCGCTTCGAGGTCGCCGATCTCACGGCGCACGTGCGTCTGATCCGCGCCGGTCTCGCCGTCGGACTCCTTCCCGAGCTCGTGTGGGCCGGCGAGGCACCGACCGTCGCGCTCACGCCGCTGCCCGATGAGCCACGTCGGGAGATCTTCTCCTCCGCTCGTCGGGTATCGGCCGCAGCGCCGTCGATCCGTGCGGTGCGGCGAGCTCTCGCCTCCGCCGCATCCCGCAACCTGCTGGACTGA
- a CDS encoding nitroreductase family protein, whose amino-acid sequence MSTPVIDRTAPTEHPVLDVLAGRWSPRAYDAETTIDDAKLNAALEAARWSPSAYNLQPWRFIVARRGTALFDQVVDSLVEFNQLWASKASALVVAIAETESEEGKAISHAVYDLGQAVAHFSVQAHHEGLLVHQMSGFDPEVIREFADLSPRFSALTVIAVGELGDAAGLPEGLQQGEVAPRVRRPIDETVILSA is encoded by the coding sequence GTGAGCACTCCCGTGATCGACCGCACCGCCCCCACCGAGCACCCCGTGCTCGACGTCCTCGCCGGGCGCTGGAGCCCCCGCGCCTACGACGCCGAGACCACGATCGACGACGCCAAGCTGAACGCCGCCCTCGAGGCCGCACGCTGGTCGCCGTCGGCCTACAACCTGCAGCCGTGGCGGTTCATCGTCGCTCGCCGCGGCACCGCACTGTTCGACCAGGTCGTCGACTCGCTGGTCGAGTTCAACCAGCTCTGGGCCTCGAAGGCCTCGGCGCTCGTCGTCGCGATCGCCGAGACCGAGTCCGAAGAGGGCAAGGCGATCAGCCACGCGGTCTACGACCTCGGCCAGGCCGTCGCGCACTTCTCGGTGCAGGCCCACCACGAGGGTCTTCTCGTGCACCAGATGAGCGGCTTCGACCCCGAGGTCATCCGCGAGTTCGCCGACCTGTCGCCGCGATTCTCCGCCCTCACCGTCATCGCTGTCGGTGAGCTCGGTGACGCCGCCGGTCTTCCTGAAGGACTCCAGCAGGGCGAGGTCGCCCCGCGCGTGCGTCGCCCGATCGACGAGACCGTCATCCTCAGCGCCTGA